Proteins encoded by one window of Anaeromyxobacter sp.:
- a CDS encoding DNA topoisomerase IV subunit A: MARLDARDKRTVEKIERLAESVLKAVKGGKNPFLEIPVRSLANVEFNKKKRLIELGTQKQKRYFFNVSMAKKFMQTFLVSEACKELIESKKTTSIRDLYYMTKHGLGETKQNTFEEQEESDPIIEDLEVSIDSLREELHLFATGRGSMVGPITVRDSGDSIDLRRMGSGGWSVPSIVEDHVVQFTKSEAKYVLLIEKDAVWKRFNEDKFWQREKCVIVTGQGQPPRGVRRMVQRLHTELGLPVYVLVDNDPWGFYIYSVLKQGSINLAYESMRMAVPAARFVGLSSFDKTTFKLPSNVSIPMNDQDQSRAKQMLAYPWFKDARWQREIQEMADSGQKYELEALSRRGISFITEEYLPKKLRDKDWLE; this comes from the coding sequence ATGGCGCGCCTGGACGCGAGGGACAAGAGGACGGTCGAGAAGATCGAGCGGCTGGCCGAGTCGGTGCTCAAGGCCGTCAAGGGCGGCAAGAACCCCTTCCTGGAGATCCCCGTCCGCTCGCTGGCGAACGTGGAGTTCAACAAGAAGAAGCGGCTCATCGAGCTGGGGACCCAGAAGCAGAAGCGCTACTTCTTCAACGTCTCGATGGCCAAGAAGTTCATGCAGACCTTCCTGGTGTCGGAGGCCTGCAAGGAGCTGATCGAGTCCAAGAAGACCACCAGCATCCGCGACCTCTACTACATGACGAAGCACGGCCTCGGGGAGACCAAGCAGAACACCTTCGAGGAGCAGGAGGAGTCGGACCCCATCATCGAGGACCTGGAGGTCTCCATCGACTCCCTGCGCGAGGAGCTGCACCTCTTCGCCACCGGGCGCGGCTCCATGGTCGGGCCCATCACGGTGCGGGACTCCGGCGACAGCATCGACCTCAGGCGCATGGGCTCGGGGGGCTGGTCGGTCCCGTCCATCGTCGAGGACCACGTCGTCCAGTTCACCAAGAGCGAGGCCAAGTACGTCCTGCTCATCGAGAAGGACGCCGTCTGGAAGCGCTTCAACGAGGACAAGTTCTGGCAGCGGGAGAAGTGCGTCATCGTCACCGGCCAGGGCCAGCCGCCCCGGGGCGTGCGCCGCATGGTGCAGCGGCTGCACACCGAGCTCGGCCTGCCGGTCTACGTGCTCGTGGACAACGATCCCTGGGGCTTCTACATCTACTCGGTGCTGAAGCAGGGCTCCATCAACCTGGCCTACGAGTCGATGCGCATGGCCGTCCCGGCGGCGCGCTTCGTGGGGCTCTCCAGCTTCGACAAGACCACCTTCAAGCTGCCGTCCAACGTCTCCATCCCGATGAACGATCAGGACCAGTCGCGCGCCAAGCAGATGCTGGCCTACCCCTGGTTCAAGGACGCCCGCTGGCAGCGGGAGATCCAGGAGATGGCCGACTCGGGCCAGAAGTACGAGCTGGAGGCCCTCTCCCGGCGGGGCATCAGCTTCATCACCGAGGAGTACCTGCCGAAGAAGCTGCGCGACAAGGACTGGCTGGAGTAG